TTGCCTTTCACTCCACTTCTCGATCCGGACGACTAGACTTTGATGAGGCAATTGGAAGAAAAAGCGACTGGAATTTGATACGATGCCGAATTCATGACTTGGTATATAAGACTCGCATTTCTCGTTTTGAATTAGTAGTTTCCTGACTAACAAACAGCAAAGAGAATCCCCTTTCGACTGTCAACACCACAATGTCCATCAACCTCTTGGTAAGCCATTCCACTTCTTATAGTCAAAACATTCATTCATTCTTGTTTGCCAACTTAGATTGTTGCTGTTTTAGCGATTGGAGCTTTCGCTTCTCCTGATCCCAACTATAAACCTCGTCCTCCACAGTACGGCGCTCCACCCAGATACGAATACGTCGAGATTCCGCATTGCGCTAAAAACACAACCAAATCCTGGTGTCTCGAAGACTCTGAATATCCTCGACACGAAGTTCAACAAGCTCTAGATGAACACTACCAGGCCGTTCTCGCTTTTTACAAGGACAAATTGGCCAGCACGGAAAACTCTGTCGACGGACTGGACAAGTTGAACGACGAGATTTACCTTTGCCCGAGTTCCACTGGCTACATCCGTCCTCTTCGTGCCATCAACGTCGATGGCAAATGGCGCACAATCATCAACAACGTCGAGTCTTATGGCATCAAATACACCCAAACTGCTCGTGTGGAAGAATgtgatgttgttgttgggacCAATTGTCCCTTAGTCGAGTCGTGCTACGACTCGAAATGCATCCAGAAGAACATGTTCCATCGCTTTTTGGTTTACAACCCCTATGAGGAAAATTTCCCATTCGCAATTGAGAAATTCAAACTTCCTGGCTCGTGCGGATGTGTCGTCGGAGCTTTCCATCTTTAATTCTTTTACTTCTAGGTTAATAGATGTATGCATAGTATGGCGAATGTTTATTATGGCATCCatcctactttttcatttatcatgcaaattatttattcttttacgAATCAGTGTGGTCAATAAAATCTTATCGCATATACGAATATCAATTTTATTTCTCAGTACTCTGCATTGCCTATAACAATAAAGGCTTTTTTCCACAAGAATTGTTGCTGTTGAGTAAAAAAGAACGTGATATTTTAAGCGTATTATGGACAGGAAATGTGGAAAACACATTTAATGTGGGCGTAATTATATTTCTAGACCCCCTACAAAGAATATAACTTTCCAAAACTAAAGCAGTCAGTTCTTTATAGCTTTTtgcacttcttttttttttgttgatctCTTGTTATACCGTCTTGCATATATATGCCATTTTCGATATCTTGTCATTTGCAGCTAAACTATTTGTAAACATACGACAGACAGGTGAAACAAAGAGATTGGTCACATTGATTCAACCCATGTTACGTAATATTACGTATCAGCTTTCCACACCCCAAAGGAAAAGATGCTGCTGCAAGAAGTGGTTATGAAGTTGGTGGTGACGAATGGAGATTGTGGTGGCAATTGGACGGCGAAAACATCTTgatttttttgaagaaaagaaagtgttGTTCTTTCTCTTGCATTATTCTTAAACGACCAGTCGTCAGGTACAGTGTTGTCTGAAAAATGATCTCCAGCTCCTGTCAATCTTCTTTAACAAGCAACATGACATCCGTATTGGTAAGCTCATTTCCATTCCAGCAAATCTTATGCCAGTGTTCATTacgtgtaatttttatttaggGGCTTGTGATCCTTTGCCTCGTCTTTTGGGTTGATTCATCGACTATTGAAAATAGGGACTTTTCCGGTCCACTCTGGTATCCTTCGAGTTTATTCAGGTTCACTAGACCATCGACAAGCAGCCGCTCAATAAATCGCCCAGCTCCACTGTTATACGGATCATCGACCAATGCCATTCAGCGGCCGTTCAATCCCTTCAGTCGTATTGATGTCCACAATAAAACTGACGTTTTGATTCCAATTGTCGTAACAACAACTCCAGCAACGACAACGTCAACAActccagcaacaacaacgacaacaTTAACCCCAACAAACCTGAAGTCTGTCAAATTTTGTAACCCAAATGCACCACCTCCGTGTGTCAACAAACGGTTTGGTTTCTGCATAAACGACGAAGAGTATCCCGACGACGACATTAAAGTATGTAATCATCACATTTTAATTCCGTTCAATGTTATTAATAGCCGTTTAATAGTTGGCTACAGAGTTCTCCGAATTGGCAGACAAATTCAGCTCCAAATCGATTGGCGATGACGAACCGATTGGTTCACTAGCCAACACAGTTAACAATACCGGTTGCGTGACCACCAGTCTGATTGTTAAACCATTACGAGCACAAAATATCGACGGGGACTGGAGAATTATCGTCCAAGATGCCAGGAACATCTTTCAATGGACATTAATGGCCGTATGTGGCAATCCCGACGCCAGTTGTCATAATCCCGAACGAATCACTCccgtcttttgttttaacgGCAAATGCAAACAATTGTTTGCCGTTCGACGACTTCTAGCCTTCGATCCGTGTAATCCTAATCGTCAAGTATTTGTCGATTCGTTTAAATTGCCAACTGAATGCAGTTGCCGCCTTTCTCGAATGTCTTGCTTCTATAAATATGATGTTTGATGTAGTTCTCATCGATTGCTCAATTGTACCGCACCATGTGTGGCAGCGGTgtttgtaaaaagaaaaatgctattatttcattttaaataataaaagtcTTTGTAACATGACTACTTTCACTCGATTTCTTCAAACTGCGAAATTTGGGTGGTTGCACAAAAAAAGGTGGGAGAGGTTTGATAGGAAATAGAGGTAAAGTTAGTTACCTGTTACGTAGAACTATTGAGGGAAAGAAGAGGCTGGGTGATGACGAGTCAATGCCCTGGTCGCCTTTCAACCCCTTCCTCTAACCAAAAAAGCTATGACGTAATGAAACTGGTACCTTTTCACTTCATTCTTCCAGTAGCTACAACGTCGTTCGTTACATCATTTGAAGGATAAGATAAAAACTAGTGATCTGTGATTGCGTGTCATCGTTCGTGTCTCGAAAACATTCGATTATTAATCAGGAAAAACAATAGATGGTTGTTGAGTTGATGCATATCTTGACACTTTCATTTGCGAACAAGTTGGCTACTGATTTTCTTCTAATTACCCAAAAGTGAGAATGGACAAGAGTGAAAACTGATCGAGAAAGTTTCAATGAAGATAAATGTATGGCGTGAATTGCTTTCATTGCTCCAGGTACTCGTGATTGCGTCATATAACACACGTGACGATATTCCAAAACAACGTTGTCTATCCCACTCGGCGGTTGGCAGCAGTTGTGGTTGCATTTGAATTTCGATCGACGTCTTAATATAAAAATAGCCGGCTTTCATTCTGGTCATTATTCTTCTTTCAGTTTGCTGAGACACAAGGTGTTCTTTATCTCCTGCCACTCAAATCACAATGACATTTATTTTagtaggtttttttttaaatattaaattgGGTTAAAGTCCAAACCAATTTGCATTTCTCACTTCCTTTTTCAGATGGTTTTGTCTCTGTCTTTTGGAATTGCTGTCGCTGATGTTAAACTTCCAGTACCGCTTGCATTCCGTACAGCACCCAATCCGCAGGATAACTATTGTAATCCATTACGGCCACCTGCGTGTGTTGACAGCAGGTTCGGTTTTTGCATAAGTGACGATGATTACCCAGTGGATCACATTCAGGTATCTACTGCTAAAACATCTTTTCCAAATTGTTTGCTCTTCTTGACGTTATACAGGCGGCCGTTGAGTATTCCGAATTAGCCAAGAAATTCAGTTACAAAACAGTTCCAAGGGAAGAGAGTGTCCGTCGTCCCGTACGGTTGAGCCAGGGGAATAATTGCATATCGACCAATCTTCTGCTCAAACCGATCCAAATGCCCAATCTGAATGGAAACTGGCGTGTCATTGTCCAGGACACGAAAGGAATTATTCAACGTGAACGAATCGTTGCTTGCTCCCGGCCGGGGGATTTCTGTCACGTTCCAGAACATCCGTTCGGCGGATGTCACGAAAGCCGCTGCAGCCAGAAATTTGTTGTTGGAGAACTGTTAGCTTACGATCCATGCGCTCCTTCCCGTGGTGTCTTTGTCGattcttttaaaatgcaaTCGGCCTGTAATTGCCTCCTATCCCGTTCCAAATGTTGAATAAAATTCAATAGCCTCACATTCTTGTCAACTTAAATCCTACGTCGGTGACAATGAATTGGGATTTTTGCTTGAAGAGATTCGTCCCTTTTTGTCTAAAACTAATTTAAATGGCAGGATTATTTGGCTATCGCACAAAGATTCTTATCCTTTTCAAACTTATTCTTATTTGTTCTACGATTCTGCAACATTTCATTTgtcaaacgaaaaagaaaatttcactCTTTGAAAATGTATCCCTTCGTATGTTTTTACGATAGTATGACACACTCAAGCTTTCTTGCTTTCTGGGATTGAGCGTATAGAAAAACAGTTGAATTGCTTGTGAATGTTTATTTCCAACTTTAGAAAGACGTTAAATTCATGTCATTATTTCAATCTACAATCAAGACACTATTCACatttaaataataagaaaCAAGCATCGTGCTTGAGGGTCGTCTAGTGAAATTGAGGAAGGTGGCAGGAGCAAGCCGATGGCATCTTGTAGATATCGATGAAAATTCCTTTCTGAGGATCGCAAGGATCGAAGGACAACATACGATGGTAGATGTACTGCTGCAGACATTCGCTTCGATAGCAAGCAGCGAGAGTGCGGCAAGATGCTCCAGGAAACAAACAGGTCTCGATCCGTTGCGTTTGCGTGTATCCTGGCCAGGCAATATTTTGCACGATGACGCGCCATTCACCGTCAGCGTTCACGGCACGAACGGGGCGGGCGTAAAGGACATCGCTGGGACAGATGTATCCCTCGTCGCCAACCCAGTGACCCTTTTCGAAGGCACTGCCATGATAGTTGGAATAATCAAAGTGCTCTTCCGCCAAAGATGTCAGGCCATCGACTAAGTTATCAGCTGATTGGTCGGCAACATCGGCATACTTGTTCAGCACCAAAGGATCGTAATCGATGGCATACTGAAATTGTGATATCATCTTTAAAATAGGCAACATTTCGGGAAAT
This genomic stretch from Daphnia magna isolate NIES linkage group LG10, ASM2063170v1.1, whole genome shotgun sequence harbors:
- the LOC116931754 gene encoding protein spaetzle; translated protein: MSINLLIVAVLAIGAFASPDPNYKPRPPQYGAPPRYEYVEIPHCAKNTTKSWCLEDSEYPRHEVQQALDEHYQAVLAFYKDKLASTENSVDGLDKLNDEIYLCPSSTGYIRPLRAINVDGKWRTIINNVESYGIKYTQTARVEECDVVVGTNCPLVESCYDSKCIQKNMFHRFLVYNPYEENFPFAIEKFKLPGSCGCVVGAFHL
- the LOC116931744 gene encoding uncharacterized protein LOC116931744, which translates into the protein MISSSCQSSLTSNMTSVLGLVILCLVFWVDSSTIENRDFSGPLWYPSSLFRFTRPSTSSRSINRPAPLLYGSSTNAIQRPFNPFSRIDVHNKTDVLIPIVVTTTPATTTSTTPATTTTTLTPTNLKSVKFCNPNAPPPCVNKRFGFCINDEEYPDDDIKLATEFSELADKFSSKSIGDDEPIGSLANTVNNTGCVTTSLIVKPLRAQNIDGDWRIIVQDARNIFQWTLMAVCGNPDASCHNPERITPVFCFNGKCKQLFAVRRLLAFDPCNPNRQVFVDSFKLPTECSCRLSRMSCFYKYDV
- the LOC116931759 gene encoding uncharacterized protein LOC116931759, whose amino-acid sequence is MTFILMVLSLSFGIAVADVKLPVPLAFRTAPNPQDNYCNPLRPPACVDSRFGFCISDDDYPVDHIQAAVEYSELAKKFSYKTVPREESVRRPVRLSQGNNCISTNLLLKPIQMPNLNGNWRVIVQDTKGIIQRERIVACSRPGDFCHVPEHPFGGCHESRCSQKFVVGELLAYDPCAPSRGVFVDSFKMQSACNCLLSRSKC